A genomic stretch from Candidatus Saganbacteria bacterium includes:
- a CDS encoding dCMP deaminase family protein, with protein sequence MDLRPSWDEYFMKITKDVSTRATCVKRQVGAIVVKDNHMLASGYNGSPKGFEHCTEETCIRKQMNVPSGQRHELCRGLHAEQNSIIQAAVHGVKIDGSTMYCTYQPCVICVKMMVNAGIVRLVYEGGYPDELASQMLKESNMEVVQYESRVLRS encoded by the coding sequence ATGGACTTAAGACCTTCATGGGACGAGTACTTCATGAAAATAACCAAAGATGTTTCAACGCGCGCGACATGCGTTAAGCGCCAAGTCGGGGCGATAGTAGTCAAAGACAACCATATGTTAGCGTCAGGGTATAATGGATCGCCTAAGGGATTTGAGCACTGCACCGAAGAAACCTGCATACGTAAACAGATGAATGTTCCATCGGGACAGAGGCATGAGTTGTGCCGCGGCCTCCATGCTGAACAAAATTCCATCATACAGGCTGCGGTGCATGGAGTTAAAATAGACGGCAGTACGATGTATTGCACCTATCAACCGTGCGTTATTTGCGTTAAAATGATGGTAAATGCGGGGATCGTCCGTTTGGTTTACGAAGGCGGATACCCCGACGAATTGGCAAGCCAGATGCTCAAAGAATCCAACATGGAGGTCGTGCAGTATGAAAGTAGGGTACTTAGGTCCTGA